The Hymenobacter sp. GOD-10R genome includes a window with the following:
- a CDS encoding putative sensor domain DACNV-containing protein, translating into MPAHYYPQDLAVALQQRWSAQAASLPPLDQLTAFISTLYQASLLAEEGRSVVCHAVLASQAQLEAQPVRLTDFHIARFAEPRAWNEQELRRLSPAVQHRSSLLAVEPMATGELRLWGLLFSGHAWDHVLDDPQEMRAVAPQALLVQISGPGSLVFYSGAHRILTLQRGRIEGHGFLQFPKAWGMGHFFENRQLAGPAAVGQEWTVVQEECIIQFVLHMQRRALTRSRVSGHGLLVVLVPTHRVASLTTPGGLLRPKYRLLPPEVGPRYSNLMHAIVQRLIELGEFSWAHYQRSSDAELQALTAEIDRFADYIADMGAVDGALVLTQQLDIIGFGIEIQATQVPLTQVYRAMDMEAVSLQPVPADHGGTRHRAAYRLCLAAPDCLAIVVSQDGSVQFVHQQAGNVVFWDQLSF; encoded by the coding sequence ATGCCTGCGCACTACTATCCGCAAGACTTGGCCGTGGCCCTTCAACAGCGCTGGTCTGCGCAAGCCGCCTCACTGCCTCCTCTAGATCAGCTCACGGCATTTATTTCTACGCTCTACCAAGCTAGCTTACTGGCCGAGGAAGGGCGATCGGTTGTGTGCCATGCCGTGCTGGCTTCGCAAGCCCAGTTAGAAGCGCAACCGGTTAGGCTAACGGATTTTCATATAGCCCGTTTCGCCGAGCCACGCGCCTGGAATGAGCAGGAACTGCGCCGCTTGAGTCCCGCTGTGCAGCACCGCAGCAGCCTGCTAGCCGTGGAGCCGATGGCGACGGGGGAGTTGCGACTGTGGGGTTTGTTGTTCAGTGGTCATGCGTGGGACCACGTGCTGGATGATCCACAGGAGATGAGGGCTGTCGCGCCCCAGGCACTACTCGTGCAGATAAGTGGGCCGGGCAGCCTAGTGTTCTACAGTGGTGCCCACCGCATCCTTACACTGCAGCGCGGGCGCATTGAAGGGCACGGCTTCCTGCAATTTCCTAAGGCCTGGGGGATGGGGCATTTTTTTGAGAATCGGCAGCTCGCCGGACCTGCGGCAGTGGGCCAGGAGTGGACGGTGGTGCAGGAAGAGTGCATCATACAGTTCGTGCTACACATGCAACGCCGTGCCCTTACCCGCTCGCGGGTCAGTGGTCACGGATTACTGGTGGTACTGGTGCCTACTCACCGAGTAGCATCGCTGACTACGCCGGGCGGTTTGCTGCGGCCGAAGTATCGGCTGCTGCCTCCTGAGGTAGGGCCCCGTTACTCCAATCTGATGCATGCCATCGTGCAGCGGCTAATAGAGTTGGGCGAATTCAGCTGGGCGCATTACCAACGCTCTTCGGATGCAGAGCTGCAGGCGCTGACGGCGGAAATAGACCGCTTCGCCGACTATATCGCCGACATGGGGGCCGTGGATGGGGCTCTGGTGCTCACGCAGCAACTTGATATCATAGGCTTTGGAATTGAAATTCAAGCCACGCAAGTGCCGCTGACGCAGGTGTATCGGGCCATGGATATGGAAGCTGTATCCCTGCAGCCAGTGCCCGCTGACCACGGCGGTACCCGCCACCGAGCGGCTTACCGCCTGTGCTTGGCCGCACCCGACTGCTTAGCCATTGTCGTGTCGCAGGATGGGAGCGTGCAGTTTGTGCATCAGCAAGCCGGCAATGTGGTTTTCTGGGACCAACTCTCCTTTTAA
- a CDS encoding gliding motility-associated C-terminal domain-containing protein: MAGLVPALASHLVGGELTYKFLDAAGPVSQPFRYRVTARIYFNKEDGSAAPNGTPSIPIRLYSKAPGKGLLLSVNVLRDSFVEITPATPPGCAALAPRVTLAIYDTIFSLPVVPEGYVAQFTSAARNVGITNLRTPSTEGITLAVDLTPGTLPNTSPEFTSDALIVVCRGQTVSSLNNAYDADGDRLSYSLVAPAGNPDFSTFIPTTVSVQYAAGYSATQPFGNVGMATIDAGTGLAQYRSSTQGYFALAVDVQEYRMINGKEILLATLRRDIQVAVLNCNGPDNSSPVFSAATLAQRDMQVEEGQALQFNIMAQDPDNQRLTMTVSSGLLDGAGPIEATLNGQPGAPVGTRAVGVVQVTGQGTVSGIFSLRAGCGLARVTPYDIVVTVADEACASKVIAQVFRITVVRPKLIVRIRGDSVVCAGSTVSYTAVGPVLDQYRWITRGGQVVGSPTSRTVQVRWSNAGKGVVTVSGLLANGCLTDSVSHLVTIGSGPIITGPTTYCAQTRKGLRYTVDGIPSAFQWTVTDGLLVSGQGTNEVRVDINEGAVATIQVVDLASPSCPTLLRVEPDRRCLAFYNIITPNGDHLNDVFVITNLAYHPGTALAIFNRWGHSVYQTEDYQNTYNGEGVSAGLYFYLCRLTDGTTYKGWFEIVR, from the coding sequence TTGGCAGGCCTTGTTCCGGCTCTCGCTTCTCACTTGGTTGGAGGAGAACTAACGTATAAGTTTCTAGATGCCGCGGGTCCTGTCAGCCAGCCATTTCGCTACCGAGTAACAGCGAGAATCTATTTCAACAAAGAAGATGGCTCCGCGGCTCCCAACGGAACGCCTTCCATTCCGATTCGGCTCTACAGCAAAGCGCCTGGCAAAGGCTTGTTACTGTCCGTGAATGTGTTGCGTGACAGCTTCGTGGAGATTACGCCAGCTACCCCACCAGGATGTGCCGCTCTCGCACCCCGCGTTACCCTAGCTATATACGATACCATCTTCAGTTTGCCGGTCGTGCCCGAAGGGTACGTAGCGCAATTCACTTCTGCGGCCCGGAATGTTGGCATAACAAACCTGCGCACTCCCTCGACGGAGGGCATCACGCTGGCAGTGGATTTAACGCCCGGTACGCTCCCCAATACTTCACCAGAATTTACGAGTGATGCTCTGATTGTGGTTTGTCGCGGCCAAACTGTTTCCTCTCTGAACAATGCCTACGATGCCGATGGCGACCGGCTGAGCTACAGCTTAGTTGCTCCTGCGGGTAATCCTGATTTTTCCACTTTCATCCCGACGACTGTATCCGTGCAGTATGCAGCGGGCTACAGCGCTACGCAACCCTTCGGCAACGTCGGTATGGCTACTATTGATGCGGGCACTGGGCTGGCGCAGTACCGGAGTTCCACACAGGGCTATTTTGCCCTAGCAGTCGACGTGCAGGAATACCGCATGATTAATGGAAAGGAAATCTTGCTTGCCACACTCCGGCGCGATATACAGGTAGCCGTATTGAATTGCAACGGACCCGATAACTCATCGCCCGTCTTTTCTGCGGCAACCCTAGCTCAACGGGACATGCAAGTAGAGGAAGGCCAGGCCCTGCAATTCAATATTATGGCCCAAGACCCCGATAATCAACGCTTAACCATGACCGTAAGCAGTGGATTGCTCGACGGTGCAGGCCCTATTGAGGCCACCCTCAACGGACAGCCGGGTGCCCCAGTGGGTACCCGGGCAGTGGGAGTAGTCCAGGTAACGGGGCAGGGTACCGTCAGCGGAATTTTTAGTTTACGGGCCGGGTGCGGGCTGGCGCGCGTCACCCCCTACGACATAGTAGTAACGGTAGCCGACGAAGCATGTGCCAGCAAAGTCATTGCCCAGGTATTCCGCATTACCGTGGTGCGGCCCAAACTTATTGTTCGCATACGGGGCGATTCGGTGGTGTGCGCGGGAAGCACTGTCTCCTACACTGCCGTTGGCCCCGTTCTCGATCAGTACCGGTGGATAACCCGTGGCGGACAGGTGGTAGGCTCCCCTACTAGCCGCACCGTGCAGGTGCGTTGGAGCAATGCTGGTAAGGGCGTAGTAACAGTCAGCGGCCTGCTGGCGAATGGCTGCCTCACAGACTCGGTGTCTCACCTAGTTACCATTGGTAGCGGGCCCATCATTACAGGACCTACCACTTATTGTGCTCAGACCCGCAAAGGCCTACGTTATACGGTAGATGGCATACCGTCTGCCTTCCAGTGGACAGTAACAGATGGTCTGCTGGTAAGCGGCCAAGGGACCAATGAAGTGCGCGTAGATATCAACGAAGGAGCCGTTGCCACAATTCAAGTAGTCGATCTGGCATCGCCCTCCTGCCCCACCCTCCTGCGCGTTGAACCGGACAGGCGTTGCCTAGCTTTCTACAACATCATCACCCCCAATGGGGACCACTTGAATGACGTGTTTGTCATCACGAACCTAGCGTATCATCCTGGTACAGCTCTAGCTATTTTTAACCGCTGGGGGCACAGCGTGTACCAGACGGAGGATTACCAAAACACCTACAATGGCGAGGGTGTTAGTGCTGGCCTCTATTTCTATCTCTGCCGCCTAACGGATGGCACCACCTATAAAGGCTGGTTTGAAATAGTGCGCTGA